The Cyanobacteria bacterium GSL.Bin1 genome has a segment encoding these proteins:
- the tnpA gene encoding IS200/IS605 family transposase: MNQKYRHDNTSVSLLNYHFVWITRRRRKILDGHLDKRLKELIYQAVEEIECEVIALQTHYDQVHLFVNAHPRLAPYQIMHKVKGYSSHFLRKEYPWLKQKLPSLWTRSYFVSTANQVSGDTIKRYVEDQKSH; encoded by the coding sequence ATGAATCAAAAATATCGACACGATAACACATCGGTTTCTCTTTTGAACTACCATTTTGTGTGGATTACAAGGAGACGAAGAAAAATATTAGATGGTCACTTAGACAAAAGACTGAAAGAGTTAATCTATCAAGCAGTAGAGGAGATAGAATGCGAGGTTATTGCTCTACAAACTCATTACGATCAGGTTCATCTCTTTGTTAATGCTCACCCTCGATTAGCTCCTTATCAAATTATGCACAAAGTTAAAGGATACTCTTCTCACTTCTTAAGAAAAGAGTATCCTTGGTTAAAGCAAAAACTTCCAAGCCTGTGGACAAGAAGCTATTTTGTCTCTACTGCGAATCAAGTTTCAGGTGATACGATTAAGCGATATGTGGAGGATCAAAAAAGTCATTAA